From the Candidatus Hydrogenedentota bacterium genome, one window contains:
- a CDS encoding exo-alpha-sialidase: PKLAARVPVTELPGGELILPVYGWASQRQPTSAWLICSRDKGATWGEASLIGRDPNRELPFDEPFVLRKRDGGMIAMIRTGGYLYQSNSTDNGRTWTPAAATKMWGHPAHLLELKDGRILCTYGHRRAPFGLRATDSRDGGKTWDVDKTVILRDDGGNGDLGYPSVVELEGGRVLVVYWMNNEKPGDPDSEVRYIAGTFFTP, translated from the coding sequence GCCCAAACTCGCCGCGCGCGTCCCCGTGACAGAACTGCCTGGCGGCGAACTCATCTTGCCCGTCTACGGCTGGGCATCGCAACGGCAGCCTACCTCCGCGTGGCTCATCTGTTCCCGCGACAAAGGCGCAACCTGGGGCGAAGCATCGCTCATCGGCCGCGACCCCAACCGCGAACTCCCCTTCGACGAGCCCTTCGTCCTCCGCAAACGCGATGGCGGCATGATCGCCATGATCCGCACCGGCGGTTATCTCTACCAGAGCAACTCTACCGATAACGGCCGCACCTGGACTCCCGCCGCCGCAACCAAAATGTGGGGCCATCCCGCCCACCTGCTCGAACTCAAGGACGGCCGCATTCTCTGTACCTATGGACATCGCCGTGCGCCGTTCGGATTGCGCGCCACCGACAGCCGCGACGGCGGCAAGACCTGGGACGTCGACAAAACGGTAATCCTTCGCGACGATGGCGGCAACGGCGATCTGGGCTATCCGAGTGTGGTCGAGTTGGAAGGCGGCCGCGTCCTGGTTGTCTATTGGATGAACAACGAGAAGCCCGGCGACCCTGACTCCGAAGTCCGCTATATCGCCGGGACGTTCTTCACGCCCTAA